The proteins below come from a single Asanoa ferruginea genomic window:
- a CDS encoding alpha/beta fold hydrolase has protein sequence MRTNRRTLIAGSAAVATGALLGSRPAAAQTHRPGPKPTIVLVHGAFADASGWADVARGLQRDGYPVLAPANPLRGVSADAAYLASILATIDGPTVLVAHSYGGMVVTNAAGRNQDVKALVYVAAFAPDEGETLQGLQLKYPGSKLGQDALDLRPYPTADGAGSYDGYVKSAVFRDVFAGDLPKATTDVMAATQRPGDVHTLLEPSGPPAWRSIPTWYLVARNDNLIPPAAQRFMAHRAGARTTEVNASHVAMISQPHTTLGVIKSAAR, from the coding sequence ATGCGCACCAACCGCCGTACCTTGATCGCCGGTTCTGCCGCGGTCGCCACCGGGGCTCTGCTCGGGTCGCGACCAGCCGCCGCGCAGACCCACCGACCCGGCCCCAAGCCGACCATCGTGCTGGTGCACGGTGCGTTCGCCGACGCGTCCGGGTGGGCTGACGTCGCCCGTGGCCTGCAACGCGACGGCTATCCGGTGCTCGCACCGGCCAACCCGCTGCGCGGTGTCTCCGCCGACGCCGCCTACCTCGCCAGCATCCTGGCCACGATCGACGGCCCTACCGTGCTGGTCGCCCACTCCTATGGCGGGATGGTGGTCACCAACGCCGCCGGCCGAAATCAGGACGTCAAAGCTCTGGTGTACGTCGCGGCGTTCGCCCCCGACGAAGGCGAGACGCTACAGGGACTCCAGCTCAAATACCCCGGCAGCAAACTCGGCCAGGACGCGCTCGACCTGCGCCCCTACCCGACCGCGGACGGCGCCGGAAGCTACGACGGCTATGTGAAGAGCGCCGTCTTCCGTGACGTGTTCGCGGGCGACCTGCCGAAGGCGACGACCGACGTGATGGCGGCGACGCAGCGCCCCGGCGACGTACACACCCTGCTGGAACCGTCCGGGCCGCCGGCATGGCGCAGCATCCCGACGTGGTACCTCGTCGCCCGCAACGACAATCTGATTCCCCCGGCCGCGCAGCGGTTCATGGCGCACCGGGCCGGGGCGCGCACCACCGAGGTCAACGCCTCGCACGTCGCGATGATCTCGCAGCCGCACACCACTCTCGGCGTCATCAAGTCCGCCGCGCGCTGA
- a CDS encoding alpha/beta fold hydrolase: MFVTTTDGAQIFYKDWGAGRPVVLSHGWPLNSDSWEAQALFLSSNGYRVIAHDRRGHGRSTQTWHGNEMDTYADDLATLVDALNLREATLVGFSTGGGEVARYIGRHGTGRVAQAVLVSAVPPFMLRTADNPNGVPIGVFDAIRAGSVADRSQTYRDLADGPFFGHNRPGANISQGIRDAFWLQSMAAGHRNAYESIAAFSATDFRADLAAFDMPTLVIHGDDDQVVPFEVGGMASAALVKNANLIVYPGAPHGITDTHKEQLGADLLAFLKEYDA, translated from the coding sequence ATGTTTGTCACCACCACCGACGGCGCCCAGATCTTCTACAAGGACTGGGGCGCCGGCCGTCCGGTCGTCCTGTCGCACGGCTGGCCGCTGAACTCCGACAGCTGGGAGGCGCAGGCGCTCTTCCTCTCCTCCAACGGCTACCGGGTCATCGCACACGACCGCCGCGGACACGGCCGGTCCACGCAGACCTGGCACGGCAACGAGATGGACACCTACGCCGACGACCTCGCGACGCTCGTCGACGCTCTCAACCTGCGCGAGGCCACCCTGGTCGGCTTCTCCACCGGAGGCGGCGAGGTGGCGCGCTACATCGGTCGGCACGGCACCGGCCGGGTGGCGCAGGCGGTGCTCGTCTCCGCCGTGCCGCCGTTCATGCTGCGCACCGCCGACAACCCGAACGGAGTCCCGATCGGGGTCTTCGACGCGATCCGGGCCGGGTCGGTCGCCGACCGGTCGCAGACCTACCGAGACCTCGCCGACGGCCCGTTCTTCGGCCACAACCGGCCCGGCGCCAACATCTCGCAAGGCATCCGCGACGCGTTCTGGCTCCAGTCGATGGCCGCCGGGCACCGCAACGCCTACGAGAGCATCGCCGCCTTCTCCGCCACCGACTTCCGTGCCGACCTCGCGGCATTCGACATGCCCACCCTGGTCATCCACGGCGACGATGACCAGGTCGTGCCGTTCGAAGTCGGTGGCATGGCTTCGGCGGCGCTGGTCAAGAACGCCAATCTGATCGTCTATCCGGGCGCGCCGCACGGGATCACCGACACCCACAAGGAACAACTCGGCGCCGACCTGCTCGCCTTCCTGAAGGAGTACGACGCATGA
- a CDS encoding alpha/beta hydrolase — protein sequence MSTIVLVHGLWVTPRSWEHWVRYYEAKGHQVLTPAYPGFEVEVEALRADPTPIANVTVPETIAHLEKIITALPEKPIIMGHSFGGALTQLLLDRGHGAAGVVIDSAPPEGIRVNPPSQIKSLFPILNNPAKRHQAAGFTPEQFHYAFTNTLSEEDSRAAYERYAIPAPGSWVWSYGLLANFTPGKQETWVDFRNADRAPLLFIAGGADHIMPPSVNKSNAHHYKAEGTVTDYHEFPGRSHWTCAEPGWEQVADHALDWALRHAAN from the coding sequence ATGAGCACCATCGTCCTGGTCCACGGGCTGTGGGTGACACCGCGCAGCTGGGAGCACTGGGTGCGCTACTACGAGGCAAAGGGCCACCAGGTGCTGACCCCGGCCTACCCGGGCTTCGAGGTCGAGGTCGAGGCACTGCGCGCCGACCCCACGCCGATCGCGAACGTGACCGTGCCGGAGACCATCGCGCACCTGGAGAAGATCATCACGGCGCTGCCGGAGAAGCCGATCATCATGGGCCATTCCTTCGGCGGCGCGCTGACCCAGTTGCTCCTCGACCGCGGCCACGGCGCCGCCGGGGTGGTGATCGACTCCGCGCCGCCGGAGGGCATCCGGGTCAACCCGCCATCGCAGATCAAGTCGCTGTTCCCGATCCTCAACAACCCGGCCAAGCGACACCAGGCCGCCGGATTCACTCCCGAGCAGTTCCACTACGCGTTCACCAACACACTGTCCGAAGAGGACTCCCGCGCGGCCTACGAACGCTATGCGATCCCCGCGCCGGGCAGCTGGGTCTGGTCCTACGGACTGCTCGCCAACTTCACGCCGGGCAAACAGGAAACCTGGGTCGACTTCCGCAACGCCGACCGCGCTCCCCTGCTCTTCATCGCCGGCGGCGCCGACCACATCATGCCGCCGTCGGTCAACAAATCAAACGCCCACCACTACAAGGCCGAGGGTACGGTCACCGACTACCACGAGTTCCCCGGCCGCTCCCACTGGACCTGCGCCGAACCTGGCTGGGAACAGGTCGCCGACCACGCCCTCGACTGGGCCCTGCGGCACGCCGCAAACTGA